In the genome of Streptomyces aquilus, the window AGGAAGGGCTGGCGGTCGGCCGGGTACTCCGGCTTGATCGGGTTGTTGAAGTAGCCGAGACCGACGGCGCCGGAGGTGTAGACGCCGGAGTTGTAGCCCCACAGCGCCATGTACCAGTTCTCGAGGTAGGCCGGGTCGCCGTTGTTGGTGTTCATGCCCAGCGCCTTGAGCTGGTTCCACTTCTCGCCCAGGATCTGCAGACCGGCGGCGATGTTGGCCGCGTAGTCGGTCGTGATGGCGCCGGCGTGCAGGGCGTCGTACTGCTCGGAGTCCTTCTCGGACATGCGGGTCGTCACCTGGGCGATGCCGTATCCGCAGTCGGCCGAGGCCCGGTTGGGGTAGTAGTGGATGCCGTTGCCGTTGCCGAACCAGTCGGACTTGGTGACATTGCCCGAGTCGCCGTTCACGGAGTGCCAGGAAGCCTGCTTGAAGTTGGACTCCTGGGCGAGGACCCCCAGCATGATCTGCGCGGGAATCTCACCCCCGCCGGTCAGCCTCGGCTTCTCGAACAGGCCTTGCGGGGTGTAGGCGCCAAGGCCCGTGTCGTGCCAATTCGCGGGGCGGGACACCGTCAACTGGCCGTGCACGGCCTGGTCGACCGCCCATTCGACCATGTTCGCGCTGGCCTGGAGCGCCTGGCGCTTGGGGTCGTTGCGCTTGACGATACAGGGGGTCTCCATCTCCGCGATCTTGCCGCGGACGGCCGCACCGTACCCGGACAGACACTGAGACTCCGGGCCGCCCTCACCGCAGGTGAGCGGGTCCGTGTCGTCGCGGCCCGCCGTGACGAAGGCGGCCGGGTCCATCGACAACGAGGAATCCGGCTTCGGCCGTTCCCGGTCGGCGTCGACGAGGGTGCTCGCCTTCGCCCCGGTCCTGAGAGCCGTCGCCTTGACGGACAGTGATCCGGCGCCCTTGGCCGAGGGCGAGCCGATGGTGGAGGTGATGCCCTTCATCTGCTCGGAGAACACCGAGTTGGTCACCAGGTGACCCTGCCGGGAGATCCCGACCACGCGGCCGCTCACCGCGTGCTTGGCGAGCCCCGGTGCGCGGCTGGTGTCGATTCCCGCCACGTCACCGACGACCGCGTCGCCGTCGGCCACCGGAAGGAGCTTGACCTTGCCCTTCGGGGCGCGGCCCAGCTCGGTGAAGTCCTTGCCGTCGAAGCGGGAGATGACGCTGCTCTCGCCGTCGACCGTGCCGATGTCCACGGTGCCGTTCTTCGAGGCCGTCAGGGCGAACATCGGGCCCGGCACCGCGGCGAGACTGCGGGCGGACAGCTTCTTGCCGTCGCCCTTCAGGTCGACGAGGGCACCCCCGAGCACCCCGACGGTGCCCCTCTGGGTGGGCGTGACGTGCGTGAGGTGGCCCTTGATCGTGCGGCGGGAGGACACCGATCCGGTCTCCGCGTCGACCGAAATCACCGTCGTCGAGCCGATGGACCGGTCGGTGGCCGAACTGGAGGTGAAGGCCACCTGGTCGCCCGTGCCACAGCCGGGCGCGAAGTAGGCCAGTTGCACCCGGTCGGGAATCTCGGTGACCTTGCCGTCGGAGAGCCGGATCACCGCGGCGAACGCGCCGCTCTCGTACGCACCGGGCTCGTTGGACCAGGCCGACGGCGCGTAGACCGCCGCCGCGTAGTTCCCCGATCCCGTGGTGCAGACGTAGCCCGTCCACGGTCCGACCTCGGACAGTTCCCTGCGGTTGAGCCGGGCGATCTCGTAGAAGGAGAACCCGTCGCTCTCCCGCGCCGCGAGAATGTGCAGTCCCTCGGCGTCACCGGTGGCCTGCACGATCTCGTCCGAGGAGGAGGCGTAGCCCGAACCCAATTCCTTGCCGGGCGCGGAGAACAGGCCAGGCGTCGCGCCGTCCGCGGCGGTGGGGGCCGTCCGCACCGCCGGGTCCGAGGAGGCCAGGGGGACCAGAGTGGCCGATGCCGCCACCACACTCAGTGCTATCAGAGGGTTCGCGGAGAAGTATCTCCTGAGACGTCTCTTGCGCATCTTCTCCCCTACATCCAGTCCGTGCACGAGCCGTGCCGGAGCGGAAGGCTGGCGTCGTTGTTGTTCTTGATGTAACGCAGCGGCGCGGGGTCGAACTGGGCATCGACGTCGTTCCAGCACGCCTTCGCCGTCGTGGCCTTCCAGTTCTGCATCTTGGTGTAGGCGCCCGCCACGCCGTCGCCGAGCAGGCCGGTCGTGTCGTACTCCTCGATGCCGCCGTCGGGAGCACGTGTCGTCCACAACGTCCCGTACACGTAGTCGGGGGACGTGTCGAGATCGCGTGAGATCTTCAACCACACCCCCTGGCACAGCGGCGACCAGATCAGCCGCACCGCGACCGACTCGTCCGGCTCGGTCACCTGCTGCAGAAGCTCGGCATCGTTGTCACACCCCATCGCAATGGGGTCCTTGCCCGCACAGGTGTCCCGAAAGCAGTCGACCGCGGCCGCCGGGGACGCCTGGAATCCCTGAAAGGCCCCGGCCAGCAGCGTCAGGGCAGCCATCGTCGGCCCCCATCTTCGTATGCCGTGCACTCTCATCACCTCAGATCTCTCTGCTCTTCTGGGCGCCGCATCGAGGGCAGCACTTCTTGCCGCGTATCCACCGACACGACACCAATTTGTCCGAGACATGACATACTCAGTCACGGTGTCGACCGGCTGCCCATCAAGATCTCACAGCAACATCCCGGCCGGTAGCGGGTTCATCAAGTCGTCCGCGAACAGTGAGCCGGCAGCACGGATCGCCTGTGCAGCCGCGAAGTTGACGTCTCGGCACAAAGCGGCCGCGCGTAGCGGCCGACCGCGCGGGAGGCGGCAGGCCTGGTGGCGATGATGTCGCTCGCCCGGCGGGCATGCGGTTGCGGAAGTGGCCCTTCGCGACGAGTTCGTCGACCGGCTTGGCCGCCAGGACGTACTTGACCCAGTGGCCGGCCATCGCCGTCTCCCGTGCCGAGTGCGATCAGCGGGTGCGACTTGCCGGTGCCGGAGTCGCCGATGAGGCAGCGGGGGCAGGCCTTTCTTGATCCCATCGCATTTGACGTGGGTGTGGACCATGGGCGCGGTCTCGGATCATGTGACCGTTCCGATGCCAGTTCAGGTCGCCGGCCTGGCCAGCCTGTGCAGGGTCCGCGCGGCAGGTGATCCGGGGTCGGCCGTGATCAGGACGACTTCCTGGTCATCCTCGGGCACGAGCAGGACGTCACAGTTCAACCGCAGCGTGCCGGTCTCCGGATGATCCAGGATCTTGGTGCGGTGCCCGGGGGCGTGGACCGGACGCGTCTGCCATATCTGCCGGAACTCCTCGCTGCCGGTGTGCAGTTCGGCCAGCAGAGCCGTCAACTGCGGGTCGTGCGGGTAGCGGTCGGCGGCCCGTCGCAGCCGCGCCACCACAATGTGCCCGAACTCCTCGGCGCTGGAGCTCTCATACATCCGTCCCTGGCCAAGGAAGCGGCGCCGGGCCAGGTTCGCCCTCCCGCCCCTGAGATCGCCGCCGAGGAGTGCCTGGGCCAAGGGGTTCCAGGCGACGACGCCGTACGCCGCGTCAGTGACGATGGCACCGGTCTGCGGCAGTCGCTCCAGCATCCGGGCCACATGCGGGCGTACCCGCCGCACGGCACTGACGCCGGGCGGCGCGCTCGATCCCGCCAGGCGGAACAGGTGGCTGCGCTCGGCCGGCGTCAGCCGCAGTGCCTGGGACAACGCGTCCAGGATCCGCGGGGACGGCCGCGGGCCCCGGGCCTGCTCCAGCCGCGTGTAGTAGTCGACCGACATGTGGGCGCGCTCGGCCACCTCTTCGCGGCGCAGGCCCGGGGTCCGGCGATCGGTGCCGGCCGCCGTCAGGCCGATCTCGTGGGGACGCAAGGCCGCCCGGCGCTCCCGCAGGAAGCGTGCCAGCTCCTGTCGTGCCATGCCGCTTCCTCCCACTGCCTGGTACAGGTCGTCCCTGGCAGGACGCCCACAGCCAGGGAACCGTAGGTGCCATGAACGATCGCACAGCTCTGGTCACCGGTGCCAACAAGGGCATCGGCAAGCACATCGCCCGGCTCCTGGCCGCCGAAGGCGTCACCGTGTACATCGGCGCCCGCGACCGCGTGCTCGGACAACGAGCCGTCGAGGAGATCGGCGCACGCGCCCGCCTCCTGGTCCTCGACGTCACAGACCCTGACGGCATCGCACAGGCCGCCACCCAAGTCGACCGCCTGGACATCCTGGTCAACAACGCCGGGATCTCACCGTCACTCGCCTTGCCGACCGACACCAGCGTCGAGGAATTCCGGCGCACATACGAGACCAACGTCTTCGGGGTCGTGGCGGTCACCAATGCCTTCCTGCCCGCCCTGCGCCAATCCCCGCGCCCGCGCATCGTCAACATCTCCAGCGGCACCGCATCCCTGACCTGGAGCACACACCCCAACCCCCAGTTCACCCCGGGAAACGGCGGCGCCGCTGCCTACCGGTCCTCCAAAGCCGCCCTCAACGCCCTCACCGTCCTTTACGCCCAGACGCTGGCCGAGGACGGCTTCAAGGTCAACGCGCTCGCTCCCGGCATGCGGGCCACCGACCTCAACCCCCTGGCGGCCGCTGCCGGAGACGACCCGGGCGAGGCCGCCCAGGCAGCCATCCGCCTGGCACTGCTGCCCGACCACGGCCCCACCGGCGGCTTCTTCTCTTGGGACGCAACACCCGTGCCCTGGTAAGGCACCGCTGAGCAGCACAACGGAGTTACGTTGCAGCCCGTCTCGACGGGCTGGCCACCACGGAGCTGATGGCCGCAGCGCAGACAGCTGGCATCCCCTGTCACACCTCGCAGCGCGGCGACCTGGTGATCTTGCTGCTGGCGTTGGCCGAGTGGGAGATATGGTCGTGCCGCGGCGGCCGGCCCATGTCCACGGCCCGGCCGCGGCGTTCGAAGCGCCATGCGGACAGTACCGACTCGCTCAATTCCCTGCGGGTATCGGACCAGATCCCGCAGGCGCCACACCATCCGTTTCATCCCAGACGTCACCACCGTCAGCCCAGGTCCACAGCCATTTCCGTAGGGAGGCGGTCGCATGGCGAAGGCCGTCGTGAGGGTCTTCCCCAAAGGGGCAACCGTCGGCGTCGTAGAGAAGCACTGGGTTGTCGACTGCGCTCAACGAGACATGCCATTCCATCGTGCAGCCGCCGTAGGCGAGAAGGAGCCACGACGGTGGCATGCCCTCTGACCGGTTACGTTCGTGCACGCTGGCCGCGCACGGCCAGTCGCGCACGTGCCCTGGGGCCCGGTTACCGTCGGTCAGACAGGCAAGCCCGCCATCGGGTCCGAATCCTCCGTTGGCGACCTCGGTGTAGAGGCGCCGAAGCAGTTCGGGAAGGCGGCGTCCGATTCTGTCCTCTGCCTTCTCGACGTCTGACAGGGAGATCGGAGGGAACAGCGGCCCGCGAGCAGCGTCGGCGTAGTAGTCGCGCACCTCCTCGGTCTCGGCCTTGAGCTCGACCGTCCCGTCACTGCCATACGAAACTATGTCGCCTCGTATCCGTTCCAACCGGGGCTTGCCACAACGCTCGATGATCCACGCGACAGGGACGTCCGCGCGGTCGAATCGCAGGCCCGGATCCCACGCGCGAGCCCGCACAGCTTTGATCAACGCGTCGTCGTCCGCCTCTTGCCTGGTCTTTGGGCTGGGCTCACGGTGGAGTGGCGCCGCGTGATCATTGGATGTCAACGCAACACCTGATGATCACCGGCGTCCTCAGCTGCTTGGACGCGCCACCGGAACCAGTAGTCGAGCCCATCGACCCGGTAGCGATCACCCGCGTCGAACCGCAGCTCGCCGACAAGCCGACGCGCGTCGTCCGGTGCCTGGCGGTGGGGGGCCAGTATCAGTGTCAGTTCGTCGTAGCGGGTATCGATTCCCCCGTGACCCGGATGGCTCTCAGTGGTGACCGTCCCGGCCTCATAACGCTGGTTCCACCGGGCGTAGATCGCCCATTGCTCGCGTTCCAGCTTCACCGCGGCCTCGTCGGCGGGCCACACACGGTACTCGTTGGCTTCGTCGTCTTGGCCGTAGTCGTCGTTCTGAAAGTAGTGGGGCTTGCCGTCTACGTCAGCGAGGCCGAAGCGGGGACCGTCGTACCACTCCAACTCGACGTACACACGCTCAAAGCCGTCCGCGATCAGCTGCGCTTCGTCCCAGGTCTCAGCCACACAAACAGACTACAGACGGCAAAGCGCATGCCTCCAACGTATCGATGAACCCTGTCGGAGGCAGCGTGGTACGGGAGGCGCGGACAGGGCCCTGCGGCCGGCGGTGACGCCGGCCGCAGGGCCCTGTCGGGCGGGACTCCGTCGGGATGAGGCTCGGTCAGCCGTCGGACTCCGGCGACGGGAGGTAGGCGCCGGGTACCGCGTTCGGCGCGTAGACCTGCTTGTCGCCCGGGTACGGCTTGGTGAAGTTGTGCGTCTGGTACCAGGTGTAACGGTTCATCTGCTCGGGGTTGGCGTAGTCCGGCACGGCGTTCGGGCCGGTCAGGCGCTGGTGCGAGGCCCAGGCCTTCCACTGCGCCGCGACCGTCCGCGCCGCCTGGGACACCGCGGTGGTCGTCGGCGCGGCGGCCGCCTGCTTGTCCTGCGCCGCCGGGGTGTCCGAACCACAGGTGGGCTGGGGGCTCACACCGAGGGTCAGCGAGGTCCGGTTGGGCACCGCGGTGAACGGCGTGTAGTTCGCCTTCGGGGTGAACGCCCCGTACATCGGGGTGGCCGCGCTGTCGAGCTGGTTCATCGGGTGGATGCCGAGGATCTGCTCGATGGTGCGGACCATCGTGATCTGCGAGTAGTAGTGGTTGTCGACGGTGCCGTGCTGGGCGTACGGGCTGATGACCTGGACCGGCGCACGGTGGCCGTCGATGTGGTCGAGGCCGTTCTGGGAGTCGTCCTCGACGACGAAGATCGCCGAGTCCCTCCAGTACTTGCTGTGCGTGATCTCGTCGACCATCCGGCCGACCGCGAGGTCGTTGTCGGCGACTTCGGCGGAGGCGTTCGCCGGGCCGCCGGTGTGGTCGTTGGAGAACCAGAACATGTTCAGGTTCGCCGGACCGTTCTTCTCGAAGTCCTGCTTCCAGATCTGTTCCTTGTAGATGTCCGGGACATCGAGGTCGAACAGCGGGAAGCCCTGCACCGCCACCTTGTTGAGCGACGGGATCGCCGAACCGGTCTTGATGGGGTACTGGGTCTGCGCGCCGGTCGCGGCCATGTTCTTGCTGTCGCAGTACAGGTTCTGCCAGGTCGCGCCGGCCGGCTTGGACTCGATCGACTGGAACTCGCCGAAGTCCTTGACGGACTTACCGGCCGCCTGCGCGCCGGTCCAGATGAAGCCGGTCTTCTGGTGGCCGAGCACGTCGTCCTCGGTGTCGTAGCTGCGCGTGTACTCGCCGGCGGAGGACTCGGTGTACTCCGGGTTGTCCGACTGCATCAGCCAGTTGTGGCCCTCGGCGGAGTTGGTGCCGACGTCGTAGAAGTTGTCGTAGAGCCCGAACTGCTGGGCCAACGCGTGCTGGTTGGGCGTCACGTTCTCGCCGAACGTGGTCAGCGAGGAGTCCCCGTCGCCCTGCGGCAGGTCGCCGAAGACCTGGTCGTAGGTCCGGTTCTCCTTGACCAGCAGGAAGACGTGCTTGATCGTCGAGGGGTCGCCCAGGCGCAGCGGGACCGGCAGCGGCTTGGCGTGGCCCTTGCCGTTGGCGGTGAGGACCGAACCGGCCGTCCAGCCGTTCTGCCTGAAGACGTCGGCCGTCTGCGAGCGGACGGTCTTGTCGTCGGGCAGCGTGAACTGCGTCAGGCTCGACGTCGTGTCGTGGGTGTTGTGACCACTGGCGGTGGTGGGGCGGCGGGCGTCGACGCCACGGGTGTTGGAGACGATCACCTGCTTGCCGACGGTGGTGATCCCCGAGGGGAAGTAGTCCGTGGGAAGCAGGCCGACGTAGCGGGCCGGCTGCTGCGCGGAGGTGTAGCGGTAGACGGCGACGGCGTTGGCGCGGCCGAGCGTCACCAGCAGGCGGCCGTCGTCGGTGAGCGTCACGGCGTTGGGCTCGTACCCGACCGAGGCCTCCGGCCACGGCTGGGTGGCGATGGTCTGGACGACCTTGTCCTTGGCCGTGTTGATGACCGAGACGCTGTTGTCGGCGGTGTTCGTCACGAACACCGTGCCCTTCTTGGCGTACACCGCGATCGGGTGCAGACCGACCTCGATGCTGCCGACCGCGGCCGACGCGTCTGACGTGTCGATGACGCTGACCGTGCCGGTGGTGGCGGCGCCGGTGTCGGGGTCGGCCGGCACCTGGGTGCCGTAGGAGTTCATGGTGGTCTCGCCGGCCTCGGCCGGGCGCCCGCCCTCGTTGCTGACGTAGAGCTTGCGGCCCACCAGGGCGAGACCGCGCGGGGCGTTGCCGACGGCCCAGCTCTGCTTGATGGTTCCGCCGGCCGCGTCGATGGCGACGACCCGGTTCTGGCCGTTGACCGCGGAATAGACGGTGGAACCGTCGGCGGAGAAGACCGCCGCGCCCACCAGCGCGTGCTTGGTGCCGTCGGCCGGGATGGAGACGGTCACCGGGTTGCTGAGGGTGCCGTCCGCACCCACGGTGAACTTGGTGTAGCCGTCGGCCTGGCCCAGCCACAGCTGCGTGCCGTCGGGCGAGTACGTCGGACCTTCCTGGCCGACGGAGCCGGTCTTGATGCGCAGGTCGTCCGCCGCGTTGGTGCCGACCTTCTGTTTCACCTGCCCGGTCGCGAGGTCCAGGACGACGAGCGAGGCGTCGCCGTCGGCGACGGCGGCCGCGAGGTGGGTGCCGTCCGGGCTGACCGTGGACGACATGATCTTGCCGTCGTTGATGACGGTGCGGTCGCCGTACGGCTTGATGTACTGGTCGCTGGGCAGGACCTGGCCATTGCGGGTGACCTGGGCGACCTGCTGGGTGCCGAACTGCCACGTCGAGGCGACGGCGGTCCCCGTGACGCCGAGCGCGACCGTGATACCCGCCGTGACCAGGAGGGTGCGCCGGCCGACGCGTCTGCCGAAGAGGCTGACCTGCTCTTTCTCGCTAACCCGGCGCAGCCGTGTTACCTGCATGGACTTATCCCTTCGAGGTGGTGTCGAGCAGTTCGACGTTGCCGTCGAACTGCCAAAGGGGGTTCGGGGCGTCCCCGGTGGGGGTACGGACGAGGAAGTAGCCGTTGACTTCCTTCGGTCCGTCGCCGTCGGCCACGAACCGCCCGTCCGAGGCGACGTCGAGCTGGTAGACGGCCGTACCGGCCACCGCGACGTCGGGGAGATGCCAGGTCACGACGCAACGCCAGTCGTTGCCCGCGCCTTCTTGAGCGCCCTGGCCGTCGCTCTTGGTGCACGCCGCCGTGGTCCGCAGCTGCGCCTCCGTGACGGCGGGTCGGTGCAACTGCCGGGTCTGCAGCCGGTAGAGGTGGGCGAAGGCGGTGGCCACCGAACGCTGGACCTTGTCCTGCTCGATGCCGGAGCCCGTGGACGGCATCGCCATGGCGACCACCGCGACGGTGGCGGCGGTGAGGGCGGCCAGCGGCAGCAGCCCGAGCGTGAGGGCCCGGCGACCGGCACCGTCGTAGGCCAGGTTGGTGAAGTCCCGCCGCAGGAACAGCAGATAGGCCAGTGCCGTCGCCAGCACGGCCCACACCAGGCTGACCGCGACGCCGATCAGCAGCGGGCCGAGCTGGGCCGGGCTGGTGAACAGGCCGTTCCAGGAGAGGAAGGCGTAGCCCGGCAGGGCGAGGCGTACGGCGACCGGCAGTGGCAGCATCTGGGCGACCTGCATGCCGAGGGCGACCAGCGGCGGCAGCAGCAGGCCCGTCGGGGAGCGCCCCAGGGCCACCGATCCGAGCAGGCCGATCGCGGCGAGGGCCAGGGTCGGCGCGAGCGCGCACAGCCACGCCAGCAGGACCCGGCCCGCCGCGTCCCCCGGTGTCAGCAGACGGCCGTCGAGGCCGACCAGCGGCTGGTTGCCGACCGACGCCAACCCGCCGACCACGCTGGAGCAGACGAGCCCGGCCACCAGCAGCAGGATGACGGAGAGGCTGGCCAGCGACTTCGCCACGAAGATCCGGCGGGGTGGGCGGACCGCCACCAGCAGATGCCGCCAGGTCCCCAGTCGGTCCTCGGCGGCGAACACGTCACCGGCGACCACCGACGTCAGCAGCGGCAGTGCCCAGGTGCCCGCGAAACCGAGCATCACCAGCGGCCCGGCCCACCCCGTGGCATGCATCCAGCGGCCGAACAGCGTGTCGGACGGCAAGGTGCTCTGCCGGCTCACCCCGGCCACGAAAAGCGCCGGCGCGATCCAGCAGGCCAGGACCAGCAGACGGATCCGCCACTGCGAGACCAGCTTCACCAACTCGAAGCGGTAGCCGCGCGACAGCGGCACCCGGCGGACGATGGCAACGCTGTCATCGGCGATGGCCGTGGTCATTTGCCGTCCTCCTGACGCTCGGTGAGGGCGAGGAACGCGGCCTCCAACGGCGAGACGACGGGCGCCAGTTCGCGCACGGCGACACCCGACCGCACGAGGTACGCCACCAGTTCGTCGAGCGCCGGCACCAGGGCTCGTACCACCAGTACCTCGGCGTCCTGCCGCATCCCGGTGCCCTCGACGACCCTGATCCCGTCCGTGTCGTTGGCCAGTCGGCGCGCGGCCAGCGGATCGGAAGTGCGCACCCGGTAGTCGAGTTCGCGGTTCTCGGAGGCCAGCTTGTTCAGTGGCCCGGAGAAGACGACTCGTCCGGTGGCGAGGATGGTCACCTCGGAGCACAGCGCCTCGAGGTCGTCCATCCGGTGACTGGAGACGACCACACTGGTGCCGTCGGCGGCGAGCCGGGTCAGAACCCGGTGCACATGTCTTTTGCCGGACGGGTCAAGGCCGTTGGAGGGTTCGTCGAGCACCAGCAGCCGGGGCTTGGTGAGCAGGGCGGCGGCCAGACCGAGCCGTTGCCGCATGCCGAGGGAGAAGCCGCGGGCCTTGTCGTCGGCGACGTCGGTGAGGCCGACCTGGTCGAGCACCTCGTCGATTCCCGCCGTCCGCGCGTCGTGGCCCCGGAGTTGGGCCAGCGCGGCGAGGTTCTGCCGGGCGGTGAGGGAGGGGTAGAGGCCGGGACCGTCCACGAAGCCGGCGACCCCGTCGGGAACGGCGAGCGCCCGCTCCACCGGCGTCCCGAGGATCTCCAGCCGGCCGCTGTCGGCGACGGCCAGCCCCAGCAGAAGGCCGAGCAGCGTCGTCTTGCCGGCGCCGTTGGGTCCCACCAGGCCGTGGATCTGCCCCTGCGTCACATCGAGGTCGACGTTGTCGAGTGCCACGACATCGCCGAAACACTTGTTGATCCCACGCGCCCGGACCGCGAGAAGTGCGTCCATAGTCCCCTCTTCCCAAACCCCCAGGAAACCTAGGGACGCCACACAGCGCAGGCGGGGGACCAGGGTTGAACGTCCAGGGAACGGATCGTCAAGTGATTGGCAAGTACACGAGTACGAAGCACTCGCATCGGCTGAGAAGCGGGCAAGGGGGTCGGGCGTAGGGCGGCCCCGATGGGCGGACGCTGGGAGCTATGACGCACGAGCCCGGTCGACCGTCCCGCCGAGCCGTACTGCTGGGTGTTGCGGGCTGCGTTCTCGGCGCGGCGGGCCGCGTCGGCGCGATCCTCGCCCACTCCCGCATCGAACTGCCGCCCGCCGCCCGGGCCGATCTGCGCGGCGGCCGCATCCACGACGGTGTCCCCACCGCGATGCGGCGTCTGGCGGGCACATATCGGATGTACGTCAGCGTGGTCCGCTCCGGCCATCCCCTCGATGTCTTCGGTACCAGCCGCCCCAGCGGCCATCCCCGCGGCCGGGCCTTCGGCGTGTAGCAGATCCACGGCCACGCGGTGGTCGACCCGGCCACGCCCCGCAGCGTGATCGAACGCTTCATGCGGGACGCGGCGGCCGGCTCCTATAACGTCGGAGGACCCGTCCACCTCTCAGGCGGAGCCAGCGCCGACCAGTTCGGGCACCGACCTGGGCGGGCCGTCGACATCGCCTCCACCACCAGGATGCCCGAGGAGTCACTCGCCCCTTCCACCCGCACATCACGCCCGGAAAACAGCACATCCTCAACGTGCTCGAAGCCCACCGTTCAGGCAGGAGTTGACCTGCCCCGACTGTGCGGAGGCCGACACTTCGGGAAAAGGGCCTCTTGGTTTTCGCTGGACTCGACATCCGCGAGCTACCAAGAGGCCTTTCCTTCATGCACCAGTCCCGGACAACTCACTCGAACCAGGCCCTCGTTCGAACCTTCCGACCGCGCGAGCGGATAGAGAGCAGGCAGTTAAATCCCCCTATGGCGACCTGTTCAACACCGTGCTCGCCCCCCTGATCGAGGAGGACGCCTCGGTGCTGGCCTTCCTCGTCGCGGTCGGCTGACCTGCGCCGGCTCAGCCGTCGATACGGTGCGTGCTCCAGAACGACGTGAGATCCGTGCTGGTCGCTGCCTGGGCGGCCACCTTGAACTCGGCGGTGGTCGAGACGCCGTACCAGTGTGAACTCGCGTAGCTCTTCAGCAGGTTGGTCATCGCAGTGTCACCGATCAGCCGCCGCAGATCGTGCAGGGCGCACTTGCCGTAGCCGTAGACGACGGTGGAGTACCGGGACGAGTGGGCGTCCCAGTAGGCCATGGAGTTGGTGATCTTCTCCGCCGAGGAGGCCCAGGAGACGCTGTTCCAGCAGTTGGCGCCGGTCTTGCCGAGGGCGAGGTCGGTGGCGTAGTCGGTGAACGCCTCGTCCAGCCAGGGGCTGTTGTACTCGTCGTCGCCGACGATGCCGTACCACCACTGGTGGCCGATCTCGTGGGTGAGGGCGGTGGTGCTGACGAGGTCCAGGACGAAGCCCGGGTACTCCATGCCGCCGAACCAGTAGTTGTTGTCGATGACCGCGTCCAACTCGCTGTAGGGGTAGGCCCCGAAGCGGCCGGCGTGTGCGTCGACGGCCGTCTTGGCGGTGCTCAGCATCGACTGCGCGTCGGAGGAGCTGATGCCCGAGACGGAGTAGATGTTGATGGCCGTCCCGGCCGCCGAGGTGCCGGAGATCTTGCTGAACGGGCCCGCCGCCCAGGCGAAGTCACGGACCTTCGACGCGGTCGCCGTGGTGACGGTGCGCCCGCTGGAGCCGGGGGTGTCGGTCGAGGTGCCGGTGGCCGGGACCAGGAGCGAACTCGGGTGGTCCAGCGTCACCTTGAAGTCGGCGGCCAGGGAGTAGAACGACTCGCCGTTGTTGGTGTACGGGTCCAGGTGCCAGCCCGAGCCGTCCTTCACCGCGAGCACGGGCAGCGCGTTGCCGATGTTGTTGAACGCCCCGTCATGGCCGAACCGGTCGGCGCCGCTGGGCACGGTGATGCCCAGGTCGAAGCCGATCGTGGCGGACTGACCCTGCGTCAGGGGTGTCGGCAGGGTGATCTGGAGCGCCGTGCAGGCGACGGAGAGTGAACCGGCCGTACCGCCGGTGACGTTGGTGACCGTGATCGGCATCGCGCCGCAGGTGCCGTGGTAGTTGTCCCACAGGCGCAGGTACACCTCGCTCAGCGCGGTCGAGGAGGCGTTGGTGAAGGTGGCGCTCTCGTGGCCGGTCCAGACGGTGCCGGAGGTGTTGCTGCTCAGGTTCACCGTGTACGAGGGCGCGGCCGGCGTCCGTGTCGAGTCCGCCGGCGGGGCGGTGTCGCCGGAGGTGTCGAGGGCGATGTCGTCGAGGACGAAGCTGGACTGGAGGCTGGAGTCCTCGGTGCCGGTGAAGGCGAGGGTCACGG includes:
- a CDS encoding DUF2690 domain-containing protein, with the translated sequence MAALTLLAGAFQGFQASPAAAVDCFRDTCAGKDPIAMGCDNDAELLQQVTEPDESVAVRLIWSPLCQGVWLKISRDLDTSPDYVYGTLWTTRAPDGGIEEYDTTGLLGDGVAGAYTKMQNWKATTAKACWNDVDAQFDPAPLRYIKNNNDASLPLRHGSCTDWM
- a CDS encoding alkaline phosphatase family protein, which codes for MQVTRLRRVSEKEQVSLFGRRVGRRTLLVTAGITVALGVTGTAVASTWQFGTQQVAQVTRNGQVLPSDQYIKPYGDRTVINDGKIMSSTVSPDGTHLAAAVADGDASLVVLDLATGQVKQKVGTNAADDLRIKTGSVGQEGPTYSPDGTQLWLGQADGYTKFTVGADGTLSNPVTVSIPADGTKHALVGAAVFSADGSTVYSAVNGQNRVVAIDAAGGTIKQSWAVGNAPRGLALVGRKLYVSNEGGRPAEAGETTMNSYGTQVPADPDTGAATTGTVSVIDTSDASAAVGSIEVGLHPIAVYAKKGTVFVTNTADNSVSVINTAKDKVVQTIATQPWPEASVGYEPNAVTLTDDGRLLVTLGRANAVAVYRYTSAQQPARYVGLLPTDYFPSGITTVGKQVIVSNTRGVDARRPTTASGHNTHDTTSSLTQFTLPDDKTVRSQTADVFRQNGWTAGSVLTANGKGHAKPLPVPLRLGDPSTIKHVFLLVKENRTYDQVFGDLPQGDGDSSLTTFGENVTPNQHALAQQFGLYDNFYDVGTNSAEGHNWLMQSDNPEYTESSAGEYTRSYDTEDDVLGHQKTGFIWTGAQAAGKSVKDFGEFQSIESKPAGATWQNLYCDSKNMAATGAQTQYPIKTGSAIPSLNKVAVQGFPLFDLDVPDIYKEQIWKQDFEKNGPANLNMFWFSNDHTGGPANASAEVADNDLAVGRMVDEITHSKYWRDSAIFVVEDDSQNGLDHIDGHRAPVQVISPYAQHGTVDNHYYSQITMVRTIEQILGIHPMNQLDSAATPMYGAFTPKANYTPFTAVPNRTSLTLGVSPQPTCGSDTPAAQDKQAAAAPTTTAVSQAARTVAAQWKAWASHQRLTGPNAVPDYANPEQMNRYTWYQTHNFTKPYPGDKQVYAPNAVPGAYLPSPESDG
- a CDS encoding SMI1/KNR4 family protein; translated protein: MTSNDHAAPLHREPSPKTRQEADDDALIKAVRARAWDPGLRFDRADVPVAWIIERCGKPRLERIRGDIVSYGSDGTVELKAETEEVRDYYADAARGPLFPPISLSDVEKAEDRIGRRLPELLRRLYTEVANGGFGPDGGLACLTDGNRAPGHVRDWPCAASVHERNRSEGMPPSWLLLAYGGCTMEWHVSLSAVDNPVLLYDADGCPFGEDPHDGLRHATASLRKWLWTWADGGDVWDETDGVAPAGSGPIPAGN
- a CDS encoding SDR family oxidoreductase; protein product: MNDRTALVTGANKGIGKHIARLLAAEGVTVYIGARDRVLGQRAVEEIGARARLLVLDVTDPDGIAQAATQVDRLDILVNNAGISPSLALPTDTSVEEFRRTYETNVFGVVAVTNAFLPALRQSPRPRIVNISSGTASLTWSTHPNPQFTPGNGGAAAYRSSKAALNALTVLYAQTLAEDGFKVNALAPGMRATDLNPLAAAAGDDPGEAAQAAIRLALLPDHGPTGGFFSWDATPVPW
- a CDS encoding helix-turn-helix transcriptional regulator gives rise to the protein MARQELARFLRERRAALRPHEIGLTAAGTDRRTPGLRREEVAERAHMSVDYYTRLEQARGPRPSPRILDALSQALRLTPAERSHLFRLAGSSAPPGVSAVRRVRPHVARMLERLPQTGAIVTDAAYGVVAWNPLAQALLGGDLRGGRANLARRRFLGQGRMYESSSAEEFGHIVVARLRRAADRYPHDPQLTALLAELHTGSEEFRQIWQTRPVHAPGHRTKILDHPETGTLRLNCDVLLVPEDDQEVVLITADPGSPAARTLHRLARPAT